Proteins from one Acropora muricata isolate sample 2 chromosome 9, ASM3666990v1, whole genome shotgun sequence genomic window:
- the LOC136929313 gene encoding uncharacterized protein, protein MRKVKCVLVGDENVDKRELFIKYVAMMNAECESATEDVETTSNAGRTNQGQLNDAFKNGDKKGSKRSTMRGSYVPSHPNFRVIHSRDERGSVTSSESPEEAIDIWSGTVTIDGRQFFVDVRDAPCNAAFDNIRRDNYPDTDVFLVCFSVVRLLSWENVLKKWIPEIQKICPITPIILVGTQTEWRELWDERDPSRGPIHTVTGESFAHQVGGVKYMECSTSDNEIRTIFDTAVRVSMMDRMKLSTYSPKFETDGSTLLHRAAKLNHIPSLEILVDTIDLTVKDKQFLTALDVALKEDNLNATRFLIESGCEMLAPPERWRKVCEFWIDDSADSEQVVNSDITEFTRQLTFFYTSASFRPLGRILLIGQNGTDVAKFVNETVPMLPVRSLTIVNAEGPTLFDFSQVQSCLESLTITNCDFGSPELPGTVYSVKSLKSLCVVKSGLSRLSEQLGELNGLQRLRLSSNKLRRLPHTISRLQKLKFAHCDRNLLDNLPDTLGCLASLETLDLSCNKLEKMSPSLGLLSNLRNLWFTRNRLKFPPNHILNKETDCILEYLSDFLDDPVANTQIKMIVVGGNQVGKTSVVKSLSLTKDWRIGGVGDVARTQGVEISSFDLMSSKLKVFDLAGDENFFSTHHFFLSENTLYQVVFDMSAYAVSKTSLSMFQLGRVELWLQFIYSRAPNSHVLIVGTHADDPKLNDGIRTRIREDMEILLNKYRRVHKDQFEGEAVPNCGLCEGRPICEGSVGSFFYARDQESPRSSPLVPEPCIPHVIGYYEVSCQGQFPKNFFSSKNRSLQKLKVAVDSGARVLLNTKVSSRIPQKCLYVRDRIHEMCNGESELKKWPLLTYDRLREIANGCGVEQEFKLKALMTYFHSQGEILWYEDMPGVGDVIFIDPSWVSAKLCHLVGSNSGASSGMDGILRIDNLAKTWPDVPERERFSMLTLFRNLGLCIPLSDTEELIPFQLPIGHPDKSTWSDQPSDGERQISCEFQFSFLPPTFFSDLIVTIKRRNLPNCYEVEPTFYRFHMVFATTSMADVGCSLHSKKAADPHLAENLRVHRVSIEGVPFENKLKVVIRGFQPCCVLPDLRAAIKMVVDTRYPGVRHIRRIVCPVCERTGLKKPSLLNNIYPDEVNFCSWGHALGKEDAIIAGDVPGIETCLDLPSKVTTSEVRLGVFYSESGSILDDCYCPRLLAVFPIGFESAPFKSRLHVNSPITDGFAVHFLCECPGYWHLTDAPGFRIPNMQNFLDIFGARASKLLKLAFMLRDNDSENGSRASRVPVNIVLWDSRKFRDMLITDIQDLLEHYFCLFPELKESCTSFMQEDLKYLLSYEGLSRATLCRLLGISPDWWRVGPLVCSYDSRSKEHLWLCDKHAV, encoded by the coding sequence ATGAGAAAGGTGAAATGCGTGTTGGTGGGCGACGAAAATGTCGACAAGCGAGAACTTTTCATCAAATATGTCGCCATGATGAATGCTGAATGCGAATCAGCAACTGAAGATGTGGAAACGACGTCAAACGCAGGGAGAACAAACCAAGGTCAATTGAATGATGCATTTAAAAATGGAGATAAAAAAGGCAGTAAAAGAAGCACGATGCGAGGTAGTTACGTGCCATCACATCCGAACTTCCGGGTCATTCATAGCAGGGATGAGAGAGGCAGCGTGACGAGTTCAGAGTCACCCGAGGAAGCTATCGACATTTGGTCTGGCACCGTTACCATtgatggacgtcagtttttcgtAGATGTGCGTGACGCTCCCTGTAACGCAGCTTTTGATAACATCAGACGAGACAATTACCCGGATACGGacgttttccttgtttgtttttccgtTGTTCGTTTGTTGTCGTGGGAGAACGTTTTGAAAAAATGGATACCAGAAATTCAAAAGATCTGCCCCATAACTCCGATTATTTTAGTCGGAACGCAAACAGAATGGCGCGAACTCTGGGACGAAAGAGATCCATCCAGAGGACCGATTCATACTGTAACGGGAGAGTCTTTTGCCCATCAGGTCGGTGGTGTAAAGTACATGGAGTGTTCCACTAGTGATAATGAAATTAGGACAATTTTTGATACCGCTGTGCGCGTGAGTATGATGGATCGTATGAAACTCTCCACGTATTCGCCCAAATTTGAAACAGATGGAAGCACTTTGCTTCACCGCGCTGCTAAACTCAATCATATCCCATCTCTGGAAATCCTCGTGGATACAATCGACCTGACAGTCAAGGACAAACAGTTTCTTACTGCCTTAGACGTCGCGCTGAAAGAGGACAACTTGAACGCAACGCGCTTCCTCATTGAGAGCGGCTGCGAGATGCTGGCTCCTCCAGAACGCTGGAGGAAAGTGTGCGAATTCTGGATCGATGATAGCGCTGACTCTGAGCAAGTGGTGAATAGCGACATTACCGAGTTCACAAGACAGTTAACGTTCTTTTATACTTCCGCTTCGTTTCGCCCGCTAGGAAGAATCCTTTTGATTGGACAAAATGGTACAGACGTTGCCAAATTTGTCAACGAAACTGTCCCTATGCTTCCTGTGCGATCTTTGACCATAGTCAATGCTGAAGGACCGACGTTGTTTGATTTCTCGCAAGTGCAATCCTGCTTGGAATCTCTTACAATTACGAACTGCGATTTCGGCTCGCCGGAGTTACCTGGAACTGTGTATTCAGTGAAAAGTCTGAAGAGCTTGTGCGTCGTTAAGTCTGGCTTGTCGCGCTTGTCGGAACAACTCGGAGAGTTGAATGGCTTGCAGCGTTTGCGCCTTAGCTCAAACAAGCTACGGAGACTTCCCCACACAATTTCCAGACTGCAAAAGCTGAAGTTTGCTCATTGTGATCGAAACTTGCTGGATAATCTGCCCGATACTCTAGGATGCCTGGCCTCTCTGGAAACGTTGGACTTGAGTTGTAACAAGCTGGAAAAGATGTCCCCATCCCTGGGCTTGTTGAGCAATTTGCGGAATCTTTGGTTCACGAGAAATCGCTTGAAATTTCCGCCCAATCACATTCTTAACAAAGAAACTGATTGCATTTTGGAATATCTCAGTGATTTCTTAGACGATCCTGTTGCCAACACACAGATTAAAATGATTGTGGTGGGAGGAAATCAGGTCGGCAAAACCTCCGTCGTTAAGTCTTTAAGTTTGACTAAAGACTGGAGAATTGGAGGTGTGGGAGATGTCGCGAGGACCCAAGGAGTCGAGATCTCATCGTTTGATCTCATGAGTTCGAAGTTGAAAGTATTCGATTTGGCTGGAGACGAAAATTTCTTTAGCACTCATCATTTCTTTCTTTCGGAGAACACTCTCTACCAAGTGGTTTTTGATATGAGCGCTTATGCTGTCAGCAAAACGTCGTTGTCAATGTTCCAGCTTGGAAGGGTAGAGCTTTGGCTTCAGTTTATCTACTCGAGGGCGCCGAATTCTCACGTTCTTATCGTTGGTACTCATGCCGACGACCCGAAGCTTAACGACGGAATCCGAACACGCATTCGTGAAGACATGGAAATCCTTCTCAACAAGTACCGTCGAGTGCATAAAGACCAGTTTGAAGGGGAAGCAGTTCCAAACTGTGGCTTGTGTGAGGGGCGCCCGATTTGCGAGGGCTCCGTTGGCTCTTTTTTTTACGCCCGGGATCAAGAGAGCCCTCGAAGTTCGCCCCTTGTCCCAGAGCCCTGTATTCCTCACGTGATTGGTTATTACGAGGTGAGTTGTCAGGGTCAGTTTCCCAAGAATTTTTTTAGTTCGAAGAACAGAAGCCTGCAGAAGCTCAAAGTTGCAGTGGATTCTGGTGCCCGCGTCCTTCTCAATACGAAGGTCAGTTCCCGAATACCGCAAAAGTGCCTATACGTGCGGGATCGGATTCACGAGATGTGCAATGGGGAGAGCGAGTTAAAAAAGTGGCCGTTGCTCACATATGACCGACTGCGTGAGATTGCCAATGGCTGTGGAGTCGAGCAGGAATTCAAGCTCAAAGCGCTTATGACGTATTTCCATTCCCAAGGAGAAATTCTATGGTACGAAGACATGCCCGGTGTCGGTGATGTCATTTTCATCGATCCTTCGTGGGTGTCGGCGAAGTTGTGTCATCTTGTCGGCTCAAATTCGGGCGCAAGCTCGGGAATGGACGGAATTTTACGCATTGACAACTTGGCCAAGACCTGGCCTGATGTACCCGAAAGAGAGCGATTTTCCATGCTGACGTTGTTCAGAAACCTCGGTTTGTGCATTCCCCTCTCTGACACCGAAGAGCTTATACCTTTTCAACTGCCCATTGGACACCCCGACAAGAGCACGTGGTCCGACCAACCTTCGGATGGCGAGCGACAGATCAGTTGTGAGTTTCAATTTAGTTTTCTTCCTCCGACATTTTTCAGTGACCTTATCGTTACCATTAAGAGACGTAATCTGCCCAACTGCTACGAAGTCGAGCCAACATTCTACCGCTTCCACATGGTATTCGCTACGACATCCATGGCCGACGTGGGCTGCTCTTTACACTCCAAAAAAGCAGCAGATCCTCATTTGGCTGAAAACCTTAGAGTGCATAGAGTGAGCATCGAAGGTGTCCCGTTTGAGAATAAACTGAAGGTAGTCATTCGAGGATTCCAGCCCTGTTGTGTTCTCCCTGACTTGAGAGCCGCCATAAAGATGGTGGTGGACACGCGTTACCCGGGTGTCCGACATATCCGACGAATTGTCTGTCCCGTCTGCGAACGCACCGGACTCAAGAAACCTTCGCTACTCAACAACATCTACCCCGATGAGGTGAACTTTTGTTCTTGGGGCCACGCTCTGGGGAAAGAAGACGCCATCATCGCGGGTGATGTGCCAGGGATCGAAACTTGTCTTGATCTGCCATCTAAAGTAACAACCAGTGAAGTTAGGCTCGGAGTATTTTACAGTGAAAGTGGAAGTATCCTGGATGACTGCTATTGTCCAAGACTTCTGGCAGTCTTCCCCATCGGCTTTGAAAGTGCGCCATTCAAAAGTCGCCTTCATGTGAATTCGCCCATTACCGATGGCTTTGCAGTGCATTTCCTTTGCGAATGCCCTGGTTACTGGCATCTCACCGATGCACCAGGCTTTCGCATTCCCAACATGCAGAATTTCCTTGATATCTTCGGTGCGCGCGCAAGCAAACTCTTAAAGCTGGCGTTCATGTTGCGTGACAATGACTCAGAAAATGGTTCTCGTGCGTCACGCGTCCCAGTGAATATTGTTTTATGGGATTCGCGTAAGTTTCGTGACATGCTAATAACGGACATCCAGGACCTTCTAGAACACTACTTCTGTTTGTTTCCCGAGCTTAAGGAGAGCTGTACGAGCTTCATGCAAGAAGACCTGAAATATCTTCTGAGCTACGAGGGGCTGAGCCGAGCCACGTTGTGTAGGCTTTTGGGGATTTCGCCAGACTGGTGGAGGGTCGGCCCTCTTGTTTGTTCGTATGACAGTCGCTCAAAAGAACATCTGTGGCTATGCGACAAGCATGCAGTGTAA